From a single Fusobacterium pseudoperiodonticum genomic region:
- a CDS encoding head maturation protease, ClpP-related — translation MERNLKNNFFEIKNLSENTAEICIYGTITKWAWEEYGEISSANFAKELQKLKNISHINLRVNSPGGDVFEASAIYNLLKDYAKVNNVEITGYIDGLAASAASFLVLCASKVVMGTGALYMIHNPLSSAYGNVEKLKKQIELLDTVKEAILDIYCSKSKLSREEISEKMNSEKWYRATEALEAGFVDEIVENDNSLENIKNISNELHIENFINQDLLKEKLKEIENIKNIGGITMPKSVKELLNEYPDLMNDYRNQIINEIGENQINKIEAAIKAERERIQILDGIPTLNDSQKEIINKAKFEEPRDPKDIMAEFFMSNANKANQEIQTSKTDISNAGLDKIPPSNTDLGDSSVENEIYEAALNIYNDENK, via the coding sequence ATGGAGAGAAATCTTAAAAATAATTTTTTTGAAATAAAAAATCTAAGTGAAAATACTGCGGAAATTTGTATATATGGAACTATTACAAAATGGGCTTGGGAAGAATATGGGGAAATTAGTTCAGCTAACTTTGCAAAAGAATTACAAAAGTTAAAAAATATTTCTCATATAAATTTAAGAGTTAATTCTCCTGGTGGAGATGTTTTTGAAGCAAGTGCAATCTATAATCTCTTAAAAGATTATGCAAAAGTAAATAATGTTGAAATTACAGGATATATAGATGGATTAGCTGCAAGTGCTGCAAGTTTTTTAGTTTTATGTGCTTCAAAAGTAGTTATGGGAACAGGAGCACTATACATGATACATAATCCTCTAAGTTCAGCTTATGGAAATGTTGAAAAATTAAAAAAACAAATAGAATTATTAGATACAGTAAAAGAGGCTATTTTAGATATTTATTGTAGTAAATCTAAACTAAGTAGAGAAGAAATATCAGAAAAAATGAATAGCGAAAAGTGGTATCGTGCTACTGAAGCACTTGAAGCTGGATTTGTTGATGAGATAGTTGAAAATGATAATTCATTAGAAAATATTAAAAATATATCAAATGAGTTACATATTGAAAACTTTATTAATCAAGATTTATTAAAAGAAAAATTAAAAGAGATTGAAAATATAAAAAATATAGGAGGAATAACAATGCCAAAAAGTGTAAAAGAATTATTAAATGAATATCCAGATTTGATGAATGATTATAGAAATCAAATCATCAATGAAATCGGAGAAAATCAAATAAATAAGATAGAAGCTGCAATAAAAGCTGAAAGAGAAAGAATACAAATTCTTGATGGAATACCTACTTTAAATGATAGCCAAAAAGAAATTATTAATAAAGCTAAGTTTGAAGAACCTAGAGATCCTAAAGATATTATGGCAGAATTCTTTATGTCAAATGCAAATAAAGCAAATCAAGAAATTCAAACTTCTAAAACAGATATTTCAAATGCTGGATTAGATAAAATACCACCTTCTAATACTGATTTAGGAGATAGTTCAGTAGAAAATGAAATATATGAAGCAGCATTAAATATATATAATGATGAAAACAAATAG
- a CDS encoding phage tail protein gives MQHFLEVKNIELAQNMLRTIPNGIERAITGTINRTLNKVKTEIKNKATSEYNIKKSDIESKLSLTKATFSVLRGTITAKTPRLALSKFLTSQSKSQIKVKIKKTESSKTVKGKNEYTGKPFIATMKSGHKGIFQRKNNSRFPIKELYTIGISEMLGSENVSSYAVEKGEEYLDELLLKEVSRILKGYI, from the coding sequence ATGCAACATTTTTTGGAAGTCAAAAACATAGAATTAGCTCAAAATATGTTGAGAACCATTCCTAATGGAATTGAAAGAGCTATCACTGGAACAATCAATAGAACTCTTAATAAAGTAAAAACTGAAATAAAGAATAAAGCAACTTCTGAGTATAACATAAAAAAGAGTGATATTGAAAGTAAATTAAGTCTAACAAAAGCTACATTTTCTGTATTGAGAGGGACAATAACTGCTAAAACTCCAAGATTAGCTTTATCTAAGTTTTTAACTTCTCAATCAAAAAGTCAAATAAAAGTTAAAATAAAAAAAACTGAAAGCTCTAAAACAGTTAAAGGGAAAAATGAATATACTGGAAAGCCTTTTATAGCCACTATGAAAAGTGGGCACAAAGGGATATTTCAAAGAAAAAATAATAGCAGATTTCCGATTAAAGAATTGTATACAATAGGAATTTCTGAAATGTTAGGTTCAGAAAATGTTTCAAGTTATGCAGTAGAAAAAGGTGAAGAATATTTAGATGAACTTCTATTAAAAGAAGTTTCAAGGATATTGAAAGGGTATATTTAA
- a CDS encoding major capsid protein, with translation MLGLYTPKTIRKIRENVEVKRNFLTELFFKKETPVSTEEIILEYTKAGEAVAPYLTPLEAGRPVYSRSKKSNVIIAPSIGPEYSLTPKDMFAREAGQAIENYSPAKMVGEKIGRVLLDQENYITNKIELMVSQFLTTGIVKSGDKEAEYEVNYELGNKVTLDSTHKWTAAGVDPLFSLDEMIKKAEENGLKTENIILGSKAAEILRKSEEFKKAISKDLQNEFVKKVLRIHPGVVWLGTYTTYGVELFSYSRKVIGPDGKSIQLMPTNMVVGGASQGEILYAPVVFMSEGIIHMAKRYSNLDTTNPKVAKITTESRPVLQPCDVDTYFSYVVCDE, from the coding sequence ATGTTAGGATTATATACACCGAAAACTATAAGAAAAATAAGAGAAAATGTAGAAGTAAAAAGAAATTTTTTAACTGAATTATTTTTCAAAAAAGAAACACCAGTATCAACAGAGGAAATAATATTAGAGTACACAAAAGCAGGAGAAGCAGTTGCTCCATATTTAACACCTTTAGAAGCAGGTAGACCTGTATATTCAAGAAGTAAAAAATCAAATGTAATTATAGCACCATCAATAGGACCTGAATATTCATTAACACCAAAAGATATGTTTGCAAGAGAAGCAGGGCAAGCTATAGAAAATTATAGTCCTGCAAAAATGGTTGGTGAAAAAATTGGAAGAGTTCTATTAGACCAAGAAAATTACATTACAAATAAAATAGAATTAATGGTTTCACAATTTTTAACAACTGGAATTGTTAAATCTGGAGATAAAGAAGCAGAATACGAAGTGAACTATGAACTTGGAAACAAAGTAACATTAGATAGCACACATAAATGGACTGCTGCTGGAGTAGACCCATTATTTAGTTTAGATGAAATGATAAAAAAAGCAGAAGAAAATGGTTTAAAAACTGAAAATATAATTTTAGGGTCAAAAGCTGCTGAAATATTAAGAAAATCAGAAGAATTTAAAAAAGCTATTTCAAAAGATTTACAAAATGAATTTGTAAAAAAAGTATTAAGAATACATCCAGGTGTAGTTTGGTTAGGAACATATACAACATATGGAGTAGAGTTATTTTCTTACAGCAGAAAAGTAATAGGACCAGATGGGAAATCAATACAATTAATGCCTACAAATATGGTTGTTGGTGGAGCTTCACAAGGAGAAATTTTATATGCTCCTGTAGTATTCATGTCTGAAGGAATTATTCATATGGCAAAAAGATATTCAAATTTAGACACAACAAATCCAAAAGTTGCAAAAATTACTACTGAATCAAGACCAGTATTACAGCCTTGTGATGTAGATACTTATTTCTCTTATGTAGTATGTGATGAATAA
- a CDS encoding DUF6148 family protein yields MSFTVEQCQEHLDAWLEADLAVTKGQSYTIGKRVLTRVNAMEIARNIKIWQDRLQQAKRRSSGPRTIQIIPR; encoded by the coding sequence ATGAGTTTTACAGTAGAACAATGCCAAGAACATTTAGATGCTTGGCTAGAAGCAGATTTAGCTGTCACGAAAGGACAGAGTTATACGATTGGGAAAAGGGTTCTAACAAGAGTTAATGCAATGGAAATCGCAAGAAATATAAAGATTTGGCAAGACAGATTACAACAAGCAAAGAGAAGAAGTTCAGGACCTAGAACAATTCAGATAATTCCAAGATAG
- a CDS encoding phage terminase large subunit family protein, which produces MKKEKELKKMIQGKHTIHLIENIVKDSLTPPEDLTIAEWADKYRVLSRESSAEAGRWETDRTPYMKAIFDCVTDSITKSITIMSSAQVGKTELLLNILGRYMHLDPCPILFVQPTVDDAKSFSKERVEPMLRDTKILKVLVEKVNKRESGTVQEKMFPGGYVRFVGANSPSGLASRPIKITLLDEVDRFPLSAKKEGDPVKLAERRTNNFYDSKKIRVSTPTDDATSKIQLLYLAGSQEEWSLPCPYCGKHQSLEFEQLKYKDLIEPEFECKFCGESAIESEWKKYGQTNGEWIAKFPNEKENRSFHLNALASPWVSWKDIIAEYLSVKDDDFQYKTFVNTVLGKTFAVNLDSAMDYEAIYETREDYGAELHDDVVILTAGVDVQDNRLEVEVVGWAYGYESYGIIYRDFPGDPGKEEVWQQLDTFLRKKFKYKNGKFLTIAATLIDSGGHHTGSVYKYVYKKEKRGIYAIKGQGAWGVNILNGFRKTTKKGTPSVNLLSLGVNALKDLTYSRLSILQGTGKCHFPKASTQGYGIDYFKGLTSEVKVKKSTPRGMKIAWEILDGRRNEPLDLRNYATAAIELIPIDLHDKKYNRKGDRK; this is translated from the coding sequence ATGAAGAAAGAAAAGGAATTGAAGAAGATGATACAGGGAAAACACACGATACATCTGATTGAGAATATTGTAAAAGATAGTTTAACTCCTCCAGAAGATTTAACTATTGCTGAATGGGCTGATAAGTACAGAGTACTTTCAAGAGAGAGTTCAGCTGAAGCTGGAAGATGGGAAACAGATAGAACTCCATATATGAAAGCAATATTTGATTGTGTTACTGACAGCATAACTAAGTCAATAACCATAATGAGTTCAGCACAAGTAGGGAAAACAGAATTGCTATTAAATATTTTAGGGAGATATATGCACTTAGATCCTTGTCCTATTCTTTTTGTACAACCAACTGTTGATGATGCCAAGTCATTCTCAAAAGAAAGAGTAGAGCCTATGTTGAGAGATACAAAAATTCTTAAAGTCTTAGTAGAAAAGGTTAATAAAAGAGAATCAGGAACAGTTCAAGAAAAAATGTTTCCTGGGGGATATGTAAGATTTGTTGGAGCAAATTCACCTTCTGGGTTAGCAAGTAGACCAATAAAAATTACATTGTTAGATGAAGTTGATAGATTTCCTTTATCAGCCAAGAAAGAAGGAGATCCAGTAAAACTAGCTGAGAGAAGAACAAACAATTTTTATGATAGTAAAAAAATAAGGGTTTCTACTCCAACAGATGATGCAACTTCAAAAATACAATTATTATATTTAGCTGGGTCACAAGAAGAATGGAGTTTACCATGTCCGTATTGTGGTAAACATCAATCACTAGAATTTGAGCAACTTAAATATAAAGACTTGATAGAACCTGAGTTTGAATGCAAGTTTTGTGGAGAGAGTGCTATTGAAAGTGAATGGAAAAAGTATGGGCAAACCAATGGAGAATGGATAGCTAAATTTCCAAATGAGAAAGAAAATAGAAGTTTCCATCTCAATGCTTTAGCTTCACCTTGGGTAAGTTGGAAAGACATCATAGCTGAATATTTAAGTGTTAAAGATGATGATTTCCAATATAAAACTTTTGTAAATACAGTACTCGGAAAAACATTCGCTGTTAATCTTGATAGTGCTATGGATTATGAAGCTATCTATGAAACAAGAGAAGATTATGGAGCTGAACTACATGATGATGTTGTTATATTGACAGCAGGAGTAGACGTTCAAGATAACAGGTTGGAAGTTGAAGTTGTTGGTTGGGCTTATGGCTATGAGAGTTATGGAATTATTTATAGAGATTTTCCTGGAGATCCTGGTAAAGAGGAAGTATGGCAACAATTAGATACTTTTTTAAGAAAAAAATTCAAATACAAAAATGGAAAATTCTTAACAATAGCAGCAACTCTTATAGATTCAGGCGGACACCATACTGGAAGTGTTTATAAATATGTTTACAAAAAAGAAAAAAGAGGAATTTATGCAATTAAAGGGCAAGGAGCTTGGGGAGTTAATATTTTAAATGGTTTTAGAAAAACAACAAAAAAAGGAACTCCTTCAGTGAATTTACTTAGTTTAGGAGTAAATGCTTTAAAAGATTTAACATATTCAAGACTTTCTATTTTGCAAGGAACAGGGAAATGTCATTTTCCAAAAGCAAGTACACAAGGATATGGAATAGACTATTTTAAAGGGCTAACTTCAGAAGTAAAAGTAAAAAAATCTACTCCTAGAGGAATGAAAATAGCTTGGGAGATACTTGATGGAAGAAGAAATGAACCATTAGATTTAAGAAACTATGCAACAGCTGCAATCGAATTAATTCCAATAGATTTACACGACAAAAAATACAATAGAAAAGGAGATAGAAAATGA
- a CDS encoding phage portal protein, protein MNLLDKVIGYISPKNGINRLKDRKIYNLAKVEQGYSNKDDPVLENWKVTSNSPDEDILYSLEDLRAKSRNLYMNNDLAGAALKKMRTKTVGSGLLPKPTINYTYLGMERKKAKELERIIKNKFNAWALSVNSDANRMFSFYGLQSLLQLSWVMNGDAFAIPLRKKRKGVDIELCVQLLEADRIINPPGANLQTKAGVEFDENGELKNYYIATSHPGDTLNYTIKSYPAFNSLGRKNILHIFEPERIGQRRGVPILGPIIFSLKQLGRYKSSELTAAVINAMIGLIVESDSADDEGFAGSFGMPMDEDEERNIENKKKTEEKISLDHGTLVVGKPGEKIKEFATNRPNKHFKDFVEAICEEIGANLEISKEVLMSSFKNSYSAAKASLEEAHQRFQVSRKILERTFCQPIYEEFVLELIRNGDIDCPGFFEDESIRYAFTRCIWVGAGKSSLDPLKDANANSKELENYTTSRSIISATSGYDFEEIFRERAEEEKELALLERELKNIRKGVKDNGEKS, encoded by the coding sequence ATGAATCTTTTAGATAAAGTAATTGGTTATATAAGTCCTAAGAATGGGATTAATAGATTAAAAGATAGAAAAATATATAATCTAGCTAAAGTAGAACAAGGTTATTCCAATAAAGATGATCCAGTTTTAGAAAATTGGAAGGTTACATCAAATAGTCCTGATGAAGATATTTTGTATAGTCTTGAAGATTTGAGAGCAAAATCAAGAAATTTGTATATGAATAACGATTTGGCTGGAGCAGCTTTAAAGAAAATGAGAACTAAGACAGTTGGAAGTGGATTATTACCAAAGCCAACAATAAATTATACATATCTTGGAATGGAAAGAAAAAAGGCAAAGGAATTAGAAAGAATTATAAAAAATAAATTTAATGCCTGGGCTTTATCAGTAAATTCAGATGCAAATAGAATGTTTAGTTTTTATGGATTACAGTCTTTGCTTCAATTAAGTTGGGTAATGAATGGAGATGCTTTTGCAATTCCATTAAGAAAAAAGAGAAAAGGTGTTGATATAGAGTTATGTGTTCAATTACTTGAAGCTGATAGAATTATAAATCCACCTGGAGCAAATCTTCAAACAAAAGCAGGAGTTGAATTTGATGAAAATGGGGAATTAAAAAATTATTATATAGCAACTTCTCATCCAGGAGATACTTTGAATTATACTATAAAATCTTATCCAGCTTTTAATAGTTTAGGTAGAAAAAATATTTTACATATATTTGAACCTGAAAGAATTGGGCAAAGAAGAGGAGTTCCTATATTAGGACCTATTATATTCTCATTAAAACAACTAGGAAGATATAAAAGTTCAGAACTTACAGCGGCTGTTATAAATGCAATGATAGGACTTATAGTAGAAAGCGATAGTGCAGATGATGAAGGCTTTGCTGGGAGTTTTGGAATGCCTATGGATGAAGATGAAGAAAGAAACATTGAAAATAAAAAAAAGACTGAAGAAAAAATAAGTTTAGATCATGGAACACTGGTTGTAGGAAAACCAGGAGAAAAAATAAAAGAGTTTGCAACTAATAGACCAAATAAACATTTTAAAGATTTTGTTGAAGCAATATGTGAAGAAATTGGTGCAAATTTAGAAATAAGTAAAGAAGTTTTAATGTCAAGTTTTAAAAATTCTTATAGTGCAGCAAAAGCTTCATTAGAAGAAGCTCATCAAAGATTCCAAGTTTCAAGAAAAATTTTAGAAAGGACTTTTTGTCAACCTATCTATGAAGAGTTTGTTTTAGAACTTATAAGAAATGGAGATATAGATTGTCCTGGATTTTTTGAAGATGAATCTATTCGTTATGCTTTTACTCGTTGTATCTGGGTTGGTGCTGGTAAATCATCATTAGACCCATTAAAAGATGCAAATGCTAATTCAAAAGAATTAGAAAATTATACAACAAGTAGAAGCATCATATCTGCTACGAGTGGATATGATTTTGAAGAAATCTTTAGGGAAAGAGCTGAAGAAGAAAAAGAATTAGCTCTCCTTGAAAGAGAATTAAAAAATATTCGCAAGGGGGTGAAAGATAATGGAGAGAAATCTTAA